The window AACCCCTGTGCAGCTCGGCCCGCAAGAAGGAATGGTACTGTCTGTACGGTCGATAGCCATGCTGTGATCAAGGTCAGTGCAGCCAGCCCGCACATCATCACAACGCGCCGTCCCAGACGATCTGAAAGCGGTCCGAAAATCAGAAAGCCTGCAGCGTAAGCGAAGCCGAACGCGCTGATCACGCCCGCTGATGCTGCAGTGCTCATGTGATGAGTTTGCGCCAATTGAGGCAGGATTGGTAAGGGAAGATAGAGCAGTGAGACAACTGCCAATGCACAAAGTACGAGCAGAATTCGCAAAGAAAACGATGGCAAATACATGGATGACATTTAATATCTCCAAATAAACAGCTAGCTACATAATTCCGTAAAAAAAACAGCTGGCTACATAATTTAAAAAAATCAGTCCATTTCTTCAGACCTGACAAGCACTCCCGTTTGGTTGAGCTTGAGCATGAGTTGATTGAGCATACGGCGTTCGTCTGCATTGAAATGTCCCATGAGTCTGGCCACCCAGGCGTAGTGGCTGGGCAGTGCCTTACTAAGCATATCGTCACCGGCCTTTGTCAACCGGACCAAACGGGCGCGCGCATCAACCGGATCGACGTCGCGGCTGCACAGATCTGCACCCACCATGCGGTCAATGATGCGCGTCATGGTTTGTGAGGTGACAGAGACGCCTTCGGCCAATACGCCCACGCTCAGTCCGTCGGGATTGCGTTTGAGCAGGAGAAGGACAAAGAATTGAGTTTGCGAGAGCCCGCAGGCATGTGCAAGGTTTGCCTCAAAAGCAGAGAGCATTTCCTGCGTTGCAGAAGCCCAGATTAGCCATGTTTGAAGGCCCTGTACGTCGGTATTACCATAAATGGCGCCGAAACGTTCAAGGGTGTCATAGCTGGGCAGGTCTTTGAGTTCAAACATGTGGTGAGAGGCTCCTTTTGAATAAAAGTGTAGCTAGCTACATATTTATTGTCAAGCACCAGCATGGTCCGGTGGCTAACGCTGATTGGTGTGTTCTGTCGACTCCATCTTGTCCGTCACCGGATCAAAATGCGTTGTCACCTGCAAAATATCGTCGATTTGCATAATGCGCGCGCAGGCGCGTTCGGAGATGTCATGCGCGGCCAGAATGGTCATGTCAGCGGGAAACTCCAGATGCACTTCTACCAGAATCATGTCGCCGCTCTTGCGAGTTTTCAGGTCATGAAACCCCGGCAGGTTCGGTGTGTCGTGTAAAGCCTGGCGAATCTGCTGTTCGATGTCTTCGTCAACGGCATGATCGGCCAGATCATTGAGCGCCTGCAGTGAAAACTTGCCGCCCATGCGGACAATCATCGCGCCAACCAGCAGTGCGGCCAGCGGGTCGGCCATGGGGAAACCGGCAATGTTGGCCAGAATACCGATGCCGACAACCAGAGATGAAGCCGCATCAGAACGTGCATGCCAGGCATTGGCCACCAGCAGGGCCGAACGTACGCGCAGCGCTGCGCGCAACATATAGCGAAACAGCCCTTCCTTGGCGATGAGTACGCAGATGGCGACAAACAGGGCGCTCAGATGCACAGTGGGGATGGAGGAGGGGGCGGCAATGCGCTGCCCGGCGCTCCACATCATCGCCAGTCCCACTGC of the Advenella mimigardefordensis DPN7 genome contains:
- a CDS encoding cation diffusion facilitator family transporter produces the protein MAHQHDHSAVPARRLASYQASEPVAESERSRVARRSTWTSVVVNIILVIFQIIVGVFAHSQALIADAIHSLSDILSDFVVLFANRHAARAADAGHPFGHRRFENIASLAIGLIMLAVGLAMMWSAGQRIAAPSSIPTVHLSALFVAICVLIAKEGLFRYMLRAALRVRSALLVANAWHARSDAASSLVVGIGILANIAGFPMADPLAALLVGAMIVRMGGKFSLQALNDLADHAVDEDIEQQIRQALHDTPNLPGFHDLKTRKSGDMILVEVHLEFPADMTILAAHDISERACARIMQIDDILQVTTHFDPVTDKMESTEHTNQR
- a CDS encoding MarR family winged helix-turn-helix transcriptional regulator, with amino-acid sequence MFELKDLPSYDTLERFGAIYGNTDVQGLQTWLIWASATQEMLSAFEANLAHACGLSQTQFFVLLLLKRNPDGLSVGVLAEGVSVTSQTMTRIIDRMVGADLCSRDVDPVDARARLVRLTKAGDDMLSKALPSHYAWVARLMGHFNADERRMLNQLMLKLNQTGVLVRSEEMD